The genomic region CTAGAGGGAATGATTTAAGCACACCTATTGCAGCATATCAATTTCCTGGTCTACGACCTGGTGATAAGTGGTGCTTGTGTATTTTAAGATGGTTAGAGGCAGAGAAAGCTGGAGTTGCTCCTCAAATTAATCTAAAAGCTACTAATGATGCAGCGTTAAAATTCACTAGTCTAGACTTACTTAAAAAGTATGAGATAGGTGAATAGTTACTTTTGCCAGTCTTCTCCTTTAAGTTGTGTGGCAGCTATAATGACATCCATTCTAGAGATTTGACCTATTAATATGCCATTTTCAATTACAGGAAATCGTCTATGACCTGTTTTTAAAAACCTAGTCGCTGCGTCAAAAATGTCAGCATCTGCCTCGATAGTGTCTACTTGATTAGACATGTAATCACTCACTTTACGATTTCCTACAGGTAGATTATGATAGCGACTATCTCCTATTACATGCATGAGGTCTGTGTCACTTATTATACCTACTAGCTCCTTTTTGTCATTCACTACAGGACCACCTGTAATGCGTTGTTTAAGTAAGGTTTCCATTACAGTAGTAATACCTTGATCGGGATTAAAGGTGACTAATTTACGTGTCATAAAATCTTTAACTTGAAAAGCCTGATTTGAGCTACTTGACTGGACTGTTCTTTTTCCTACAAAACTTTTGATACCCATAATTGATGTTTTTGAACATCAGTAAGATATGAAAATTTTATCATTTTTAACAGGTTTTTTTTAACTAAAATGCCCTTAAATTTTAACTAAAAAAAGATTTGCATATTCTGAAACTAGAATACATTTACCTTATAATTTTAAAGTCATATACCATGGCAAATAAACCAGCAAAAGGCCCGAAAAATTTCGGTAAACCTTCTTCTAAGCCTGCGGCAGCGCCTAAGGCAAAGAAACAAGCTCCTAAGAAGTAATTGTTTCTTAATGTGCAATACGATTGCGCTTTACAAGTCTAAAAATTTAAAAAGAAAAGCCGTTTCCTTAAAGAAGAAACGGCTTTTATGTGTTTAATTTCTAGGATACTGCAAATCTTTTTGCTTGATAGAATAATCAAAAACGAACTCTCCTTGAGCATCATATATAGTCAACTTTAAAGATCTGTTTCCGTACGGTCCAGTAACGTCTATAATGCCAAAGTTATGTTCATAGAAGGTTAAGTCTTTTATTTGCAAAGTATTACCTTCTTCTCTAGCTTGGTGAGTCCCTGCTGTTAATGGTGAGCAAGTGATATCTATCAAAGGGTATGCATCCTCGCGTTCTAATTTAGATATTTCAGTATGATGTCTATCACCACTTATAAATAGAACGCGCTCGATGCGCTCTTCATGTAATCGATTTAAAAGTCGTTCCCTTTCACCTGGATAGGTGGCATAATTTTCATAAACTGCTGCATCGCTTATGATCTGACCGCCAGCAACGACTACTTTAAAAGATGCGTTGCTAGCAATTAAGGCATCGATCAACCAGTCTAGTTGTTCTTTACCAAAATAGTCCTTATCATTATTTACACCTTTATTAGGTGCTCGGTGGTAGCGATCATCTAGAAAGAAAAATTCAACATCATTAAAAGGAAAATGTTGTGTGACACCACCATTACCAGCAGCATTAGTGTTTAAATTACCCCAGTAATCGTTAAAAGCTTTTTCTGTGATTTTTTTATGTACATAACTGCGGTCAGAGTCATTAGGTCCATAATCATGATCATCCCATGTGGCATAGTGGTGTACACTACCTAGTAAGGCCTGTAACTCTGGTAGGGAACGTGTGTTTTTATGTCGGTATCTAATGCCTGTCTCGGTTAAAAAATCAGGTGTTCTTAAATAGATGTTATCTCCAGACCATAGCATTAGGTCAGGATCTTTAGATAATATACTATTGAAAATCTCATAATGACCACCATATGGCGATGGTCTATCATCTTTCTGGTCGTTAATAAAGGTGCAAGAACCTATGGCGATTTTAAAATCTGGCGGATTTGTACGATATTGCCATAAGGTCTGTGTCTGGAACTCTAACTTGTAATCTCTAGGCACATACACATCATTAATGTAAAGCTTGTAAGTATATATAGCACCATAAATTACTTCTCGTGGATATAATTTTGCGATAAAATCTCCGTCAGCATTAGTAGATATCGTTTCTGTAAATCGCATATCTTCATCACCGGTAAAGTATCCTATTTTTACTTGTGCAGGCTCTTTAGTTTGTACCCATATAAGCGCCTCTCTAAAATCAGAGTAGCCCACCATAGGTCCAGACTGTAGTACAGATTCTTGTGCAATTGAGAGACTTGATATAAAGAGTAAGAGTAGAAGGATCTTTTTCATGGTAGTTTTTTAATTTTTTAAAGGTCTAAAAAATTTACATAGTCTATATAAACTTATGGTTAATTATGAACCCGATGTGGTAAAAGTGTACGCTTCCGCGAAAGCGTAATTAAAACAATTCATTTAACAATTACTTAAAGATGCATTCTCATAAATTACGTGCATCTTTGCCTGCTTAATTTATGATAAAATAGTGTCTAAAAAGAAACTTATAATAGGTCGCACTGATCGTGCAGACTTCCCTAAACTTGAAATCGAGAATCTCGATATTAAAATTGATACAGGAGCTTACACTTCAAGTATCCATTGTACTGATATTGTTGAAGAAAATGGAATACTGCTCGCTACATTATTAGATGAGGCGCACGAGCAATATCACGGTAAACAAATGAAGTTTGAAGAGTATGAAATTACTAGTGTGCGCAGTAGTAATGGAACCTCTGAATTAAGGTATGAAGTGCAGGCTAATATTAGATTGTTTAGTAAGTTGTGGAAAATTTCATTAACTCTTAGTAATAGAGAACAAATGAGGTATCCTGTGCTAATAGGTCGTAAGTTTTTATCTTCTAAATTCATAGTTGATCCTGAATTACAGGATGTTTCTTATCTTCAAGGCCTACATGAAAATTAATATACTCTCACGCGGTAAAACGCTATACAGCACACAAAGAATGGTAGAAGAGGCAGAAGCCGCTGGCCATATAGTAAAGGTTATTGACCCTTTAAAGTGTGATATAAAATTAGAAAGACAGAAACCTAGCGTTTATTATAAAGGTGAAAAGCTAGATAAACCAGATGCTATCATACCACGTATAGGTGCTTCTATAACTTTTTATGGTACTGCCATTGTACGACAATTTGAGGCTATGAATTGTTTTACTACTGTTAGTTCACAGGCTTTAGTACGTAGTAGGGATAAATTACAAAGTTTACAACGCTTATCAAGTGCTGGTGTAGGTATGCCTAAGACTGTTTTTACAAACTTCGGTAAACATACAGATGCCATATTAAAGATGGTTGATGGGCCACCTGTTGTCATTAAAGTATTAGAAGGAACTCAAGGTATAGGTGTTAATCTAGCAGAAGATTTTGATAGTGCACAGACTATTCTAGAAGCTTACAATACCATGCAATCTAGAGTTATCGTTCAAGAATTTATTAAAGAAGCTGGCGGTGCTGATTTAAGAGCCTTTGTTGTAGGTAACCGCGTTGTGGGTGCCATGAAGCGTCAGGCAATGGAAGGCGAGTTTAGATCAAACTTGCATCGAGGTGGCACGGCAAAACAGATTAAGCTATCAAGAGATGAAGAGTTAACAGCAATAGGTGCTGCAAAGTCACTAGGTCTAGGAGTTTGTGGTGTAGACTTATTACAAAGTGCTAGAGGACCTTTAGTACTAGAAGTAAATTCTTCTCCAGGATTAGAAGGTATTGAAGGAGCTACTAATCATAATATTGCTCGTGAAATTATTAAGTTTATAGAGCAAAGTGTATAATGTCTTTAAGAATTATAAATATACTAGACACAGAAATAAAGCCTGGACATAATTATAAGCTAAATTTCAATAAGGCAAAACTGTATACTTCAACAACCATTGAAGTACCTGTTATTATTAATAGAGCACGTAAAGCAGGACCTGTAGTTTTGTTAACTGGTGGGCTGCACGGTGATGAGATCAATGGTATTGAGGTAGTGCGTCAGATTATTGCCAAGGGTTATAATAGACCACAATCCGGCACTATAATATGTATGCCCGTGCTTAATATTTTTGGGTTTCTCAATATGAAAAGAGAATTTCCAGATGGACGTGATTTAAATAGGAGTTTTCCAGGATATAAGTCAGGATCTCTTGCAGGTAGATTTGCGCATCAATTTGTGAATGAAATATTACCACATGTAGATATTGTAATGGATTTTCATACGGGTGGAGCACAACGTTTTAATGCTCCACAAATGCGTGTAGATTCTAACTATGAAAAATCATTGCAGCTAGCTCAAATTTTCAAGGCTCCATTTCTTATTCATAGTGGTAAATTAAAAGGTACTCTTAGACATACTTGTATGGAACTAGGAAAGGCTTATTTACTTTATGAAGGTGGTAAATCATTTGAAAGTGATAAACACATTGTTAAAGTAGGTGTACAAGGAGTAAAAAGAGTCTTGCGCCATCTGGACATGCTAGATGAGTCAATTGAATCACCGCCAGATGCGCCAGAGAGTATTGTGGTAAAAAGCACAAAATGGTTACGGGCGTCTTACTCTGGATTATTTCATCCCAAGGTGCCTTATGGCAAATTAGTTGAAAAAGGAGAATACATTGCGACAATTACTGATCCTTATGGTTCTTTTAGACACAAGGTTAAGTCTAATCAGACAGGATATATCATTAACGTTAATCAAAGCCCGATGGTTTATCAAGGTGATGCAATTTTCCATATAACTGCCCATCATGGAGAAGAAAGCACTCAGGAATAAGTATAAACAATTACGATTAAATTTAAGTCCTCAAGAAGTTGAAGACTATAGTTTACAAATCGCCAATAAGTTGTTAACTCTAGATATTTGGGATTTTAAAATGTATCATCTCTTTTTAAGTATTGAAAAACAGAAAGAGGTACAAACAGATTTCTTACTTCACATTCTTCAAGGAAAAGATAAGAATGTTGTTATATCAAAAAGTGATTTTATAGATTACAGCATGAGTCATTATCTATTGACTGACGATACTCGTATTATTACTAATAATTATGGAATTCCTGAGCCAGATGGTATGGGCATTTCTATAGATGAGAATCAACTAGATGTTGTTTTTGTACCATTGCTAGTTAGTGATTCTATAGGCAATAGAGTAGGATACGGAAAAGGATTTTATGATAGATTTTTGAAAAAGTGTCGACCAACGGTATTAAAGGTAGGTTTATCTTTTGTTAAGCCTTTAGATTATCAAATTAAAACTAATCCTAATGATATCCCATTAGATATGCTGGTCTGTCCTGATAAAATTTACGATTTTAGGCAATAATTTACTAAAAGACTACTGATAGTGCGCAAATGAGCTAGGTGGTTTGCGACTTTTACCTTATTTTTCGGTTGTTACTAGAAAGACTGGTTAAATGACCAGTTAGAAATAAACGTTTTCCCCTAAAAAACGATGCGAAAAAATAATGAAATTAGTCTTCAAAATGCGTTAGAAGACGAGTCATATTTCTTAAATGAAATAGCCACTATGACCCAAACTGGTGGTTATGGATGTAATCTAATTACTGGTGCAATTATTCTTAATTTTGGAAGTAGAGACTTATTAGAAATTCCACACGATTATAATATAACTGTAGAAAACGTGTCTCGTTTTTTTGCAAATAAGAAAGTACTCAAAAAACTTATCGGTGATTCTCTTAAAGGAAAATCTACTATACTAGATATGGAAATGTGCAAATTTGATGGAGAACGTCTATGGGTACGATTTAATTGCCATCCATTTTTGCAGGATGATGAGGTTGTAGGATTGCGAGGTGTTTTTACAAGTGTAGATCGTTACATAAAAAATACTCAACAAGTAGAAAATGCAGCTTTAGTAATTAAAGCTCAAAATGAACGTCTCGTACATTTTGCTCACATTTTATCTCACAATTTAAGATCACACGCGAGTAACCTGCAACTCACCCTTCAAACTTTTGATGATGTTAAAGAACCTAGCGAGGTAGAAGTATTTAATAGTTACTTGAATGATATATCATTTAGCCTTAATCAGACATTACATCATCTTAATGAGGTGGTTACTATAAATACAGAATTAAAGATTAAAGAAAATATAGACATAGAGGCTATATTTAATAATGTACTGTCTGAATTTGAGAACGATATTAAAGCTGTAAATGCAACAGTTACCTACGATTTTGCAGAGCTACTTTCTATAGAATACGTTCCATCTTTTCTAGAATGTGTCTTTAGAAACTTAATAAGTAATGCTATAAAATATAGAGACGTGGAACGTCCTCTTAAAATTGTTGTGAAGACTAAATCTAAGAATAAGCGTAAATTGCTAATCATTAGAGATAATGGAATAGGTATAGATTTAAAACGTCATGCAAGTAAATTATTTCATATGTATCGTACCTTTCATACT from Nonlabens arenilitoris harbors:
- a CDS encoding succinylglutamate desuccinylase/aspartoacylase family protein; translation: MSLRIINILDTEIKPGHNYKLNFNKAKLYTSTTIEVPVIINRARKAGPVVLLTGGLHGDEINGIEVVRQIIAKGYNRPQSGTIICMPVLNIFGFLNMKREFPDGRDLNRSFPGYKSGSLAGRFAHQFVNEILPHVDIVMDFHTGGAQRFNAPQMRVDSNYEKSLQLAQIFKAPFLIHSGKLKGTLRHTCMELGKAYLLYEGGKSFESDKHIVKVGVQGVKRVLRHLDMLDESIESPPDAPESIVVKSTKWLRASYSGLFHPKVPYGKLVEKGEYIATITDPYGSFRHKVKSNQTGYIINVNQSPMVYQGDAIFHITAHHGEESTQE
- a CDS encoding sensor histidine kinase; translated protein: MRKNNEISLQNALEDESYFLNEIATMTQTGGYGCNLITGAIILNFGSRDLLEIPHDYNITVENVSRFFANKKVLKKLIGDSLKGKSTILDMEMCKFDGERLWVRFNCHPFLQDDEVVGLRGVFTSVDRYIKNTQQVENAALVIKAQNERLVHFAHILSHNLRSHASNLQLTLQTFDDVKEPSEVEVFNSYLNDISFSLNQTLHHLNEVVTINTELKIKENIDIEAIFNNVLSEFENDIKAVNATVTYDFAELLSIEYVPSFLECVFRNLISNAIKYRDVERPLKIVVKTKSKNKRKLLIIRDNGIGIDLKRHASKLFHMYRTFHTNDDARGVGLFLVKSKVEALGGDISVKSELGKGSTFSIRFE
- the rimK gene encoding 30S ribosomal protein S6--L-glutamate ligase, translated to MKINILSRGKTLYSTQRMVEEAEAAGHIVKVIDPLKCDIKLERQKPSVYYKGEKLDKPDAIIPRIGASITFYGTAIVRQFEAMNCFTTVSSQALVRSRDKLQSLQRLSSAGVGMPKTVFTNFGKHTDAILKMVDGPPVVIKVLEGTQGIGVNLAEDFDSAQTILEAYNTMQSRVIVQEFIKEAGGADLRAFVVGNRVVGAMKRQAMEGEFRSNLHRGGTAKQIKLSRDEELTAIGAAKSLGLGVCGVDLLQSARGPLVLEVNSSPGLEGIEGATNHNIAREIIKFIEQSV
- a CDS encoding 5-formyltetrahydrofolate cyclo-ligase; this encodes MEKKALRNKYKQLRLNLSPQEVEDYSLQIANKLLTLDIWDFKMYHLFLSIEKQKEVQTDFLLHILQGKDKNVVISKSDFIDYSMSHYLLTDDTRIITNNYGIPEPDGMGISIDENQLDVVFVPLLVSDSIGNRVGYGKGFYDRFLKKCRPTVLKVGLSFVKPLDYQIKTNPNDIPLDMLVCPDKIYDFRQ
- a CDS encoding CBS domain-containing protein encodes the protein MGIKSFVGKRTVQSSSSNQAFQVKDFMTRKLVTFNPDQGITTVMETLLKQRITGGPVVNDKKELVGIISDTDLMHVIGDSRYHNLPVGNRKVSDYMSNQVDTIEADADIFDAATRFLKTGHRRFPVIENGILIGQISRMDVIIAATQLKGEDWQK
- a CDS encoding ATP-dependent zinc protease: MVSKKKLIIGRTDRADFPKLEIENLDIKIDTGAYTSSIHCTDIVEENGILLATLLDEAHEQYHGKQMKFEEYEITSVRSSNGTSELRYEVQANIRLFSKLWKISLTLSNREQMRYPVLIGRKFLSSKFIVDPELQDVSYLQGLHEN
- a CDS encoding alkaline phosphatase D family protein, which codes for MKKILLLLLFISSLSIAQESVLQSGPMVGYSDFREALIWVQTKEPAQVKIGYFTGDEDMRFTETISTNADGDFIAKLYPREVIYGAIYTYKLYINDVYVPRDYKLEFQTQTLWQYRTNPPDFKIAIGSCTFINDQKDDRPSPYGGHYEIFNSILSKDPDLMLWSGDNIYLRTPDFLTETGIRYRHKNTRSLPELQALLGSVHHYATWDDHDYGPNDSDRSYVHKKITEKAFNDYWGNLNTNAAGNGGVTQHFPFNDVEFFFLDDRYHRAPNKGVNNDKDYFGKEQLDWLIDALIASNASFKVVVAGGQIISDAAVYENYATYPGERERLLNRLHEERIERVLFISGDRHHTEISKLEREDAYPLIDITCSPLTAGTHQAREEGNTLQIKDLTFYEHNFGIIDVTGPYGNRSLKLTIYDAQGEFVFDYSIKQKDLQYPRN
- a CDS encoding DUF2237 family protein, encoding MQTDQQLNVLGTLLELCCNNPKTGYWRDGICRTASEDYGTHVVCAVMTQEFLEYSKSRGNDLSTPIAAYQFPGLRPGDKWCLCILRWLEAEKAGVAPQINLKATNDAALKFTSLDLLKKYEIGE